A portion of the Pseudarthrobacter defluvii genome contains these proteins:
- a CDS encoding metallopeptidase family protein encodes MPTNLPPGLPIVPDGPHEPSAFSMSPDEFEAAVQDALDSIPERLARAMDNVAVFIDDDYVPGPGEDPDTVLLGLYEGVPLTERDSWWEAGSLPDRITIFREPILEISASRDDVIHEVAVTVVHEIAHHFGISDDRLHELGWG; translated from the coding sequence ATGCCAACCAATCTGCCGCCGGGCCTGCCGATCGTTCCCGACGGCCCGCACGAGCCTTCCGCCTTCAGCATGTCCCCCGACGAGTTTGAGGCCGCTGTCCAGGACGCCCTGGACAGCATTCCGGAGCGGCTGGCCCGCGCCATGGACAACGTTGCGGTCTTCATCGACGACGATTACGTGCCGGGGCCTGGGGAGGATCCGGACACGGTGCTGCTGGGGCTGTACGAAGGGGTTCCGCTGACGGAGCGCGATTCGTGGTGGGAAGCCGGCTCCCTCCCGGACCGGATAACAATCTTCCGCGAACCGATCCTGGAAATCAGTGCCTCGCGGGACGACGTGATCCACGAAGTGGCCGTGACCGTGGTCCACGAAATCGCGCACCACTTCGGCATTTCCGATGACCGGCTGCATGAACTGGGCTGGGGCTAG